The Streptococcus toyakuensis genome has a window encoding:
- a CDS encoding DUF1858 domain-containing protein — MDNIIDVSIPVAEVVDKHPEVLEILVELGFKPLANPLMRNTIGRKVSLKQGSKLEGTPMDKIVRTLEANGYEVIGLD; from the coding sequence ATGGACAATATCATCGATGTGTCAATTCCTGTTGCAGAAGTGGTGGATAAGCATCCAGAAGTCTTGGAAATCCTAGTGGAGTTGGGTTTTAAACCCCTTGCTAATCCCCTGATGCGTAATACTATCGGTCGTAAAGTATCACTCAAACAGGGTTCTAAGCTCGAAGGAACTCCTATGGATAAGATTGTCCGCACACTGGAAGCAAATGGCTACGAAGTGATTGGATTAGACTAA
- the rnpM gene encoding RNase P modulator RnpM: MKTRKIPLRKSVVSNEVIDKRDLLRVVKNKEGQVFIDPTGKANGRGAYIKLDNKEALEAKKKKVFNRSFNMEVDESFYDELIAYVDHKVKRRELGLE; this comes from the coding sequence ATGAAAACGAGAAAAATCCCTTTGCGCAAGTCTGTTGTGTCTAACGAAGTGATTGATAAGCGTGATTTGCTCCGTGTTGTCAAAAACAAAGAAGGACAAGTCTTTATCGATCCGACAGGCAAGGCCAATGGCCGCGGCGCTTATATTAAGCTAGACAATAAAGAGGCCCTAGAGGCCAAAAAGAAGAAAGTCTTTAACCGTAGCTTTAATATGGAAGTTGATGAAAGCTTTTATGACGAGTTGATCGCTTATGTGGATCACAAAGTGAAAAGAAGAGAGTTAGGACTTGAATAA
- the rbfA gene encoding 30S ribosome-binding factor RbfA, giving the protein MANHFRTDRVGMEIKREVNEILQKKVRDPRVQGVTITDVQMLGDLSVAKVYYTILSNLASDNQKAQIGLEKATGTIKRELGRNLKLYKIPDLTFVKDESIEYGNKIDEMLRNLDKN; this is encoded by the coding sequence ATGGCAAATCATTTCCGTACGGATCGTGTGGGCATGGAAATCAAACGTGAAGTCAACGAGATTTTGCAAAAGAAAGTCCGTGATCCGCGTGTCCAAGGCGTGACCATCACAGATGTTCAGATGCTAGGTGACTTGTCTGTTGCTAAGGTTTACTACACCATTTTGAGTAACCTTGCTTCGGATAATCAAAAAGCTCAAATCGGGCTTGAAAAAGCAACTGGTACCATCAAACGTGAACTTGGTCGCAATTTGAAATTGTACAAAATCCCAGATTTGACCTTCGTCAAAGACGAGTCCATCGAATATGGAAACAAGATTGACGAAATGCTACGCAATCTGGATAAGAACTAA
- a CDS encoding DUF1912 family protein: MSYEQEFMKEFEAWVNTQIMINDMAHKESQKVYEEDQDERAKDAMIRYESRLDAYQFLLGKFENFKAGKGFHDLPDGLFGERNY, from the coding sequence ATGAGTTACGAACAAGAATTTATGAAGGAATTTGAAGCCTGGGTCAATACCCAGATTATGATTAACGATATGGCGCACAAGGAAAGCCAAAAAGTCTACGAAGAAGACCAAGACGAGCGTGCCAAAGATGCCATGATTCGCTATGAAAGTCGCTTGGATGCTTATCAGTTCTTGCTTGGTAAGTTTGAAAACTTCAAAGCAGGCAAGGGATTCCATGATTTGCCAGATGGCTTGTTTGGTGAGCGAAATTATTAA
- the nusA gene encoding transcription termination factor NusA codes for MSKEMLEAFRILEEDKGIKKEDIIDAVVESLRSAYRRRYGQSDSVAIDFNEKTGDFTVYTVREVVDEVFDSRLEISLKDALAINSAYELGDKIKFEEAPAEFGRVAAQSAKQTIMEKMRKQTRAITYNTYKEHEQEIMSGTVERFDNRFIYVNLGSIEAQLSKQDQIPGEVFASHDRIEVYVYKVEDNPRGVNVFVSRSHPEMIKRLMEQEIPEVYDGTVEIMSVAREAGDRTKVAVRSHNPNVDAIGTIVGRGGANIKKITSKFHPARYDAKSDRMVPIEENIDVIEWVADPAEFIYNAIAPAEVDQVIFDENDSKRALVVVPDNKLSLAIGRRGQNVRLAAHLTGYRIDIKSASEFEAMEEAGSVDLEAENDTVEE; via the coding sequence ATGAGTAAAGAAATGCTAGAGGCCTTCCGCATTTTGGAAGAAGACAAGGGAATCAAAAAAGAAGACATCATCGACGCAGTAGTAGAGTCGCTTCGTTCCGCTTATCGCAGACGCTATGGTCAATCAGACAGCGTAGCTATTGATTTCAATGAAAAAACAGGTGATTTCACAGTCTATACTGTTCGTGAAGTTGTGGATGAAGTCTTTGATAGCCGTTTGGAAATCAGCTTGAAAGATGCTCTTGCCATTAATTCAGCCTACGAGCTTGGTGACAAGATCAAGTTTGAAGAAGCACCTGCTGAGTTTGGTCGTGTAGCAGCTCAATCTGCCAAACAAACCATCATGGAAAAAATGCGCAAGCAAACACGTGCCATCACTTACAATACTTACAAAGAACATGAGCAAGAAATCATGTCTGGTACAGTAGAACGCTTTGACAACCGCTTTATCTATGTCAACCTCGGCAGCATCGAAGCCCAATTGTCAAAACAAGACCAAATTCCTGGTGAAGTTTTTGCTTCTCATGATCGTATTGAAGTTTATGTTTACAAGGTTGAAGACAACCCTCGTGGTGTCAACGTCTTTGTTAGCCGTAGCCATCCAGAAATGATCAAACGTTTGATGGAGCAAGAAATTCCAGAAGTTTATGATGGAACTGTTGAAATCATGAGCGTGGCTCGTGAAGCTGGTGACCGTACTAAGGTTGCAGTTCGTAGCCATAATCCAAACGTGGACGCTATCGGAACAATCGTTGGACGCGGTGGAGCGAATATCAAGAAGATCACTAGCAAATTCCACCCAGCTCGTTACGATGCCAAGAGCGACCGTATGGTCCCAATCGAAGAAAATATCGACGTTATCGAGTGGGTAGCAGATCCAGCTGAATTTATTTACAATGCCATCGCTCCTGCTGAAGTGGACCAAGTTATCTTTGACGAAAACGACAGCAAACGTGCCTTGGTTGTTGTACCAGACAACAAACTTTCTCTTGCTATCGGTCGTCGTGGGCAAAACGTTCGTTTGGCAGCTCACTTGACTGGTTACCGTATTGATATCAAGTCTGCTAGTGAATTTGAAGCCATGGAAGAAGCTGGTTCGGTAGATTTGGAAGCAGAAAACGATACTGTAGAAGAATAA
- the trmB gene encoding tRNA (guanosine(46)-N7)-methyltransferase TrmB, which translates to MRVRNRKGATELLEANPQYVVLNPLEAKGKWRDLFGNDNPIHVEVGSGKGAFVSGMAKQNPDINYIGIDIQKSVLSYALDKVLEVGVPNIKLLWVDGSDLTDYFEDGEIDRLYLNFSDPWPKKRHEKRRLTYKTFLDTFKRILPENGEIHFKTDNRGLFEYSLVSFSQYGMKLNGIWLDLHDSDFEGNVMTEYEQKFSNKGQVIYRVEAEF; encoded by the coding sequence ATGAGAGTTAGAAATCGTAAAGGGGCGACAGAATTACTAGAGGCAAATCCCCAGTATGTGGTCCTCAATCCCTTGGAAGCCAAGGGGAAATGGCGGGACTTGTTTGGCAATGATAATCCCATTCATGTGGAAGTTGGAAGTGGAAAGGGTGCTTTTGTTTCAGGTATGGCTAAGCAAAACCCTGACATCAACTATATCGGGATTGATATTCAAAAGTCTGTTTTGAGCTACGCTTTGGACAAGGTGCTTGAAGTTGGAGTGCCTAACATCAAGCTCTTGTGGGTAGATGGTTCTGACTTGACCGACTACTTTGAAGACGGTGAGATTGATCGTTTGTATCTGAACTTTTCAGATCCTTGGCCGAAAAAACGCCATGAAAAGCGTCGTTTGACCTACAAAACCTTCTTGGATACCTTCAAACGTATCTTGCCTGAAAATGGAGAAATTCATTTCAAGACGGATAACCGTGGCTTGTTTGAGTACAGCCTAGTGAGCTTTTCTCAGTATGGCATGAAGCTCAATGGTATCTGGCTAGACTTACATGACAGTGATTTTGAAGGCAATGTCATGACAGAATACGAGCAAAAATTCTCCAACAAGGGGCAAGTTATCTACCGAGTTGAGGCAGAATTTTAA
- a CDS encoding helix-hairpin-helix domain-containing protein, with protein sequence MSKKLNRKKQLRNSLRRAGAFSSTVTKVVEETKKVVKRAEQSASQAGKAVSKKVEQAVEATKEQAQKVANSVEDFAANLGGLPLDRAKTFYDEGIKSASDFKNWTEKELLALKGIGPATIKKLKENGIKFK encoded by the coding sequence ATGTCAAAGAAACTCAATCGTAAAAAACAATTACGAAATAGCCTCCGTCGCGCAGGTGCCTTTTCAAGTACTGTGACTAAGGTTGTAGAAGAGACAAAAAAAGTCGTGAAACGTGCAGAGCAATCAGCAAGCCAAGCTGGTAAGGCTGTTTCTAAAAAAGTTGAGCAAGCAGTAGAAGCTACCAAAGAGCAAGCTCAAAAAGTAGCCAATTCTGTAGAAGATTTTGCAGCAAACTTGGGTGGACTTCCACTTGACCGTGCTAAAACCTTCTATGATGAAGGAATCAAGTCTGCTTCAGATTTCAAAAACTGGACTGAAAAAGAACTCCTTGCCTTGAAAGGAATCGGCCCAGCTACCATCAAGAAATTGAAAGAAAATGGCATCAAGTTCAAGTAA
- the infB gene encoding translation initiation factor IF-2 has translation MSKKRLYEIAKELGKESKEVVARAKELGLDVKSHSSSVEEAVAAKIVASFKPAAPKAEAKPAAPKASVEKKAEKSEPAKPAVAKEEVKPAEPVAPKTEKVAAKPQSRNFKAEREARAKEQAERRKQNKGNNRDQQQNGNRQKNDGRNGGKQGQGNRDNRRFNDQAKRQQGQQNRGNDRRQQEDKRPNQAAPRIDFKARAAALKAEQNAEYARSSEERFKQTQAAKEALAQANKRKEPEEIFEEVAKLAEQAQQVQAVVETAPVKKEVAVDTRRKKQARPDKERDDYDREEDGPRKQQKNRSSQNQVRNQRNSNWNNNKKNKKGNNKNNRNQAPKPVTERKFHELPTEFEYTDGMTVAEIAKRIKREPAEIVKKLFMMGVMATQNQSLDGETIELLMVDYGIEAKQKVEVDNADIERFFVEDGYLNEDELVERPPVVTIMGHVDHGKTTLLDTLRNSRVATGEAGGITQHIGAYQIVENGKKITFLDTPGHAAFTSMRARGASVTDITILVVAADDGVMPQTIEAINHSKAANVPIIVAINKIDKPGANPERVIGELAEHGVMSTAWGGDSEFVEISAKFNQNIEELLETVLLVAEIQELKADPTVRAIGTVIEARLDKGKGAVATLLVQQGTLNVQDPIVVGNTFGRVRAMTNDLGRRVKVAGPSTPVSITGLNEAPMAGDHFAVYEDEKSARAAGEERAKRALMKQRQATQRVSLENLFDTLKAGELKSVNVIIKADVQGSVEALSASLQKIDVEGVKVTIVHSAVGAINESDVTLAEASNAFIVGFNVRPTPQARQQAEADDVEIRLHSIIYKVIEEMEEAMKGMLDPEFEEKVIGEAVIRETFKVSKVGTIGGFMVINGKVTRDSKVRVIRDGVVIYDGELASLKHYKDDVKEVTNGREGGLMIDGYNDIKTDDVIEAYVMEEIKR, from the coding sequence TTGTCTAAGAAAAGATTGTACGAAATCGCAAAAGAACTTGGAAAAGAAAGTAAAGAAGTTGTAGCGCGTGCAAAAGAGTTGGGCTTGGATGTGAAAAGCCACTCATCAAGTGTGGAAGAAGCTGTCGCTGCAAAAATCGTTGCTAGCTTTAAGCCTGCTGCTCCGAAAGCAGAAGCAAAACCTGCAGCACCAAAAGCAAGTGTAGAAAAGAAAGCCGAAAAATCTGAGCCAGCTAAACCAGCTGTAGCCAAGGAAGAGGTAAAACCAGCTGAGCCAGTTGCTCCTAAAACAGAAAAAGTAGCAGCTAAACCGCAAAGCCGTAATTTCAAGGCTGAGCGTGAAGCCCGTGCCAAAGAGCAGGCAGAACGACGCAAGCAAAATAAGGGCAATAACCGTGACCAACAACAAAATGGGAACCGTCAGAAAAATGACGGCCGTAATGGTGGAAAACAAGGTCAAGGCAACCGCGACAATCGTCGTTTTAATGACCAAGCTAAGAGACAGCAAGGTCAGCAAAATCGTGGAAACGATCGCCGTCAACAAGAGGACAAACGTCCAAATCAAGCGGCTCCACGCATTGACTTTAAAGCCCGTGCAGCAGCATTGAAAGCAGAGCAAAACGCAGAGTACGCTCGTTCAAGCGAGGAACGTTTCAAGCAGACTCAGGCTGCCAAAGAAGCCTTGGCTCAAGCTAACAAACGCAAGGAACCAGAGGAAATCTTTGAAGAAGTGGCTAAGTTAGCTGAACAAGCACAACAAGTTCAAGCAGTGGTTGAAACAGCTCCTGTGAAAAAAGAAGTTGCAGTGGATACACGTCGTAAGAAGCAAGCCCGACCAGACAAAGAACGTGACGATTACGATCGCGAAGAAGATGGTCCTAGAAAACAACAAAAGAATCGAAGTAGTCAAAATCAAGTGAGAAATCAAAGAAATAGTAACTGGAATAACAACAAGAAGAACAAAAAAGGCAATAACAAGAACAATCGTAATCAGGCTCCAAAACCTGTTACAGAGCGTAAATTCCATGAATTGCCAACAGAATTTGAATATACAGATGGTATGACCGTTGCGGAAATCGCAAAACGTATCAAACGTGAACCAGCTGAGATCGTTAAGAAACTCTTTATGATGGGCGTCATGGCCACACAAAACCAATCCTTGGATGGGGAAACAATTGAGCTCCTCATGGTGGATTATGGTATCGAAGCCAAACAAAAAGTTGAAGTGGATAATGCCGACATCGAACGTTTCTTTGTCGAAGATGGTTATCTCAATGAAGATGAATTGGTTGAGCGTCCACCAGTTGTAACTATCATGGGGCACGTTGACCACGGTAAAACAACACTCCTAGATACCCTTCGTAACTCTCGTGTTGCGACAGGTGAAGCAGGTGGTATCACTCAGCATATCGGTGCCTACCAAATCGTTGAAAATGGCAAGAAGATTACCTTCCTTGATACACCAGGACACGCGGCCTTTACATCAATGCGTGCGCGTGGTGCATCTGTTACCGATATTACTATTTTGGTTGTAGCGGCAGATGACGGGGTTATGCCTCAGACTATCGAAGCCATTAACCACTCAAAAGCGGCGAACGTTCCAATCATCGTAGCCATTAACAAGATTGATAAACCAGGTGCCAACCCAGAACGCGTTATCGGTGAATTGGCAGAGCATGGAGTTATGTCAACTGCTTGGGGTGGAGATTCTGAATTTGTTGAAATCTCAGCTAAATTCAATCAAAACATCGAAGAATTGTTGGAAACAGTCCTTCTTGTGGCTGAAATCCAAGAGCTTAAGGCAGACCCAACAGTGCGTGCGATCGGTACGGTTATCGAAGCGCGCTTGGATAAAGGAAAAGGTGCGGTAGCAACCCTTCTTGTTCAACAAGGTACCTTGAATGTTCAAGACCCAATCGTTGTCGGAAATACCTTCGGTCGTGTCCGTGCTATGACCAACGACCTTGGTCGTCGTGTTAAGGTTGCAGGGCCATCAACACCAGTTTCAATCACAGGTTTGAACGAAGCACCGATGGCGGGTGACCACTTTGCTGTTTACGAGGATGAAAAATCTGCGCGTGCGGCTGGTGAAGAACGTGCCAAACGTGCCCTTATGAAACAACGTCAAGCTACCCAACGTGTCAGCCTTGAAAACCTCTTTGATACGCTTAAAGCTGGTGAACTCAAATCAGTTAACGTTATTATCAAGGCCGACGTACAAGGTTCTGTTGAAGCCCTTTCTGCCTCACTTCAGAAAATCGATGTGGAAGGTGTTAAAGTTACCATCGTCCACTCAGCGGTCGGTGCAATCAACGAATCAGACGTGACCCTTGCTGAAGCTTCAAATGCTTTTATCGTTGGTTTCAACGTACGCCCTACACCACAAGCTCGTCAACAAGCAGAAGCTGACGATGTGGAAATCCGTCTCCACAGCATTATCTACAAGGTTATCGAAGAGATGGAAGAAGCCATGAAAGGGATGCTTGATCCAGAATTCGAAGAAAAAGTTATCGGTGAAGCAGTTATCCGTGAAACCTTCAAGGTGTCTAAAGTGGGAACTATCGGTGGATTCATGGTTATCAACGGTAAGGTTACCCGTGACTCTAAAGTCCGTGTTATCCGTGACGGTGTCGTTATCTATGATGGTGAACTCGCAAGCTTGAAACACTACAAAGACGACGTCAAAGAAGTTACAAACGGTCGTGAAGGTGGATTGATGATTGATGGCTACAATGATATCAAGACTGATGATGTGATTGAGGCATACGTCATGGAAGAAATCAAACGATAA
- a CDS encoding AAA family ATPase, translating to MHLFIIGAPASGKMTIGQELSRLTDSTLFYNHQAIDFALEIYQDYTEEMWEFVRGITFSFLRASARNQRYVILTDVIDFSNQYQLMYLKQIQDLLNDYHQEILFVELETSLEERLHRNRTENRLKHKPLKRHIEVSEREILETAETIQLNSQHQPNELHHYFKINNTNLSAEEAAKQIQNKINTIEKGQTHV from the coding sequence ATGCATCTTTTCATCATTGGTGCTCCAGCCTCAGGAAAAATGACGATTGGTCAAGAACTGTCTCGACTGACGGATTCTACCCTCTTTTATAACCATCAAGCCATCGATTTTGCACTAGAAATCTATCAGGACTACACAGAGGAAATGTGGGAATTTGTTCGTGGAATTACCTTTTCTTTCCTTAGAGCTAGTGCTCGGAATCAGCGATATGTGATTTTAACAGACGTAATTGATTTTTCAAATCAGTACCAGCTGATGTATTTGAAGCAAATTCAAGATTTGTTGAATGACTATCATCAAGAGATTCTTTTTGTTGAATTGGAAACAAGCCTTGAAGAGCGCTTACATCGAAATCGAACGGAGAATCGATTAAAGCACAAACCCTTAAAACGACATATTGAGGTATCTGAAAGAGAAATTTTAGAGACAGCTGAAACCATTCAATTAAATTCCCAACATCAACCGAATGAGTTGCACCACTACTTTAAAATAAATAATACGAATTTATCTGCAGAAGAAGCTGCTAAGCAAATTCAAAATAAAATAAATACAATAGAGAAAGGACAAACACATGTCTAA
- a CDS encoding GNAT family N-acetyltransferase, with protein sequence MTRAELPERLETERLVLRVRTVADAEDIHTYASLPEVSYPAGFLPVKTLEDEIYYLEHILPERKQKENLPAGYGIVVKGTDKVIGSVDFNHRHEDDVLELGYTLHPDYWGRGYVPEAARALIDLAFKELGLHKIELTCFGYNLQSQRVAEKLGFTLEARIRDRKDAQGNRCDDLRYGLLRSEWEVI encoded by the coding sequence ATGACAAGAGCTGAATTACCAGAACGATTAGAAACCGAACGTCTCGTCCTACGAGTTCGTACAGTGGCAGATGCTGAGGATATCCATACCTACGCTAGTCTCCCAGAGGTCTCTTACCCAGCAGGCTTTCTACCCGTCAAGACTTTGGAAGATGAGATTTATTATCTGGAGCATATCCTTCCTGAGCGCAAACAAAAGGAAAATCTCCCAGCTGGCTATGGAATTGTCGTCAAAGGAACTGATAAAGTCATTGGTTCTGTTGACTTCAATCACCGTCACGAAGATGATGTTCTTGAGCTCGGCTATACCTTGCACCCCGACTATTGGGGTAGAGGATATGTACCAGAAGCAGCGCGAGCCTTGATTGATTTAGCCTTTAAAGAACTTGGTCTTCACAAGATTGAACTAACTTGCTTTGGATATAACCTTCAAAGTCAACGAGTCGCGGAAAAGCTTGGCTTTACCCTCGAAGCTCGTATAAGAGATCGCAAAGATGCCCAAGGCAATCGCTGTGATGATTTGAGATATGGCTTGCTGAGGAGTGAGTGGGAGGTGATTTGA
- a CDS encoding DUF438 domain-containing protein, which yields MADERIHVLRDILLELHNGASPESVQERFDATFTGVSAIEISLMEHELMNSDSGVTFEDVMELCDVHANLFKNAVKDVEVADTEHPGHPVRIFKEENLALRAALIRIRRLLDTYESMEDEEMLAEMCKGLVRQMGLVGQFDIHYQRKEELFFPIMERYGHDSPPKVMWGVDDQIRELFQTALATAKSLPEVSISTVKDTFEAFATEFESMIFKEESILLMILLESFTQDDWLQIAEESDTYGYAIIRPSEKWVPERQSFVEEKIAEEPIQLDTAEGQVQQVIDTPEGQFTITFTPKEKEAVLDRHSQQAFGNGYLSVEQANLILNHLPMEITFVNKDDIFQYYNDNAPADEMIFKRTPSQVGRNVELCHPPKYLDKVKTIMKGLREGSKDKYEMWFKSESRGKFVHITYAAVHDEEGEFQGVLEYVQDIQPYREIDTDYFRGLE from the coding sequence ATGGCAGATGAACGGATTCATGTCCTACGGGATATTTTGTTAGAATTGCATAATGGCGCCTCTCCTGAGTCGGTTCAGGAGCGCTTTGATGCGACCTTTACAGGTGTTTCAGCTATCGAGATTTCCCTTATGGAGCACGAGCTGATGAACTCAGACTCAGGTGTCACCTTTGAAGATGTCATGGAACTCTGTGATGTTCATGCCAATCTTTTTAAAAATGCTGTTAAGGATGTCGAAGTTGCAGATACCGAGCACCCAGGTCACCCAGTTCGGATTTTCAAAGAAGAAAATCTAGCCCTCCGTGCAGCCTTGATTCGCATTCGTAGATTGTTAGATACCTATGAGTCTATGGAAGATGAAGAGATGCTTGCGGAGATGTGCAAGGGCTTGGTGCGTCAGATGGGACTTGTAGGTCAATTTGACATCCACTACCAGCGCAAGGAAGAGCTCTTTTTCCCCATCATGGAGCGCTATGGACACGATTCACCTCCCAAAGTTATGTGGGGAGTGGATGATCAGATCAGGGAACTCTTTCAAACAGCTTTAGCGACAGCCAAGTCACTACCTGAAGTGTCGATTTCCACTGTAAAAGATACTTTTGAAGCCTTTGCGACAGAGTTTGAAAGTATGATTTTCAAGGAAGAATCCATCCTCCTCATGATTCTCCTTGAGTCCTTTACTCAGGATGACTGGCTTCAGATTGCGGAGGAGAGCGACACCTATGGTTATGCCATCATCCGTCCGTCTGAGAAATGGGTGCCAGAAAGACAGAGTTTTGTTGAGGAAAAGATTGCAGAGGAGCCTATTCAGCTAGATACGGCAGAGGGACAAGTTCAGCAGGTTATCGATACGCCAGAAGGACAGTTTACCATTACCTTTACCCCTAAGGAAAAGGAAGCAGTGCTGGACCGCCATAGTCAACAGGCTTTTGGCAATGGCTATCTCTCAGTCGAGCAGGCCAATCTCATTCTCAATCATCTCCCTATGGAGATTACTTTTGTCAATAAAGACGATATTTTCCAGTATTACAATGACAATGCGCCAGCTGATGAGATGATCTTCAAACGAACACCGTCCCAAGTTGGGCGCAATGTCGAACTCTGCCATCCACCTAAGTACTTGGACAAGGTCAAGACCATCATGAAGGGGCTTCGTGAAGGAAGCAAAGATAAGTATGAAATGTGGTTCAAGTCTGAGTCGCGAGGCAAGTTTGTCCACATCACCTACGCAGCAGTGCACGATGAAGAGGGAGAATTCCAAGGTGTGCTGGAGTATGTTCAGGATATTCAACCCTACCGTGAGATTGACACAGACTATTTCCGTGGATTAGAATAA
- a CDS encoding flavin reductase family protein, with the protein MKQSFKTSKLYYGFPIFILGYQDQNFGHKITTCSSSYSLGDWLVIGVGSEENAAEQIKHYQKFSVNIPDENLMLEMEQAGFISHREKLKHLRLDYEISERTQAPILEACPVVLDCQVDRIIEEDGICHIFAKIIERLADPDLLDEKGHFKNDRFSPTYFMGDGHQRVYRYLDNRVDPMGSFIKKARKKDDKS; encoded by the coding sequence ATGAAGCAATCTTTTAAAACAAGTAAACTCTATTATGGTTTTCCTATCTTCATTTTGGGGTATCAGGACCAGAATTTTGGACACAAGATAACGACCTGCAGCTCCTCTTATAGTCTGGGAGATTGGCTAGTCATCGGTGTTGGTTCTGAGGAAAATGCGGCTGAGCAAATCAAGCATTACCAGAAGTTTAGTGTGAATATTCCTGATGAAAATCTCATGCTCGAGATGGAGCAGGCTGGTTTTATCAGTCATCGAGAGAAATTGAAACACCTGCGACTAGACTACGAGATTTCTGAAAGGACTCAGGCACCGATTTTAGAGGCTTGTCCAGTCGTGTTGGACTGTCAGGTAGATCGGATTATCGAGGAAGATGGAATCTGTCATATCTTTGCCAAGATTATCGAGCGACTTGCTGATCCAGATCTCTTGGATGAGAAAGGTCATTTTAAAAATGACCGTTTTTCACCGACTTACTTTATGGGGGACGGTCACCAGCGCGTTTATCGCTATTTAGATAATCGTGTTGACCCTATGGGGAGCTTCATAAAGAAAGCGAGGAAGAAGGATGACAAGAGCTGA
- the rimP gene encoding ribosome maturation factor RimP, with amino-acid sequence MDAIATIVELVREVVEPVIEAPFELVDIEYGKIGSDMILSIFVDKPEGITLNDTADLTEIISPVLDTIKPDPFPEQYFLEITSPGLERPLKTKDAVAGAVGKYIHVGLYQAIDKQKVFEGTLLAFEEDELIMEYMDKTRKKTVQIPYSLVSKARLAVKL; translated from the coding sequence GTGGACGCAATCGCAACAATCGTAGAATTAGTCAGAGAAGTTGTAGAACCTGTCATAGAAGCGCCTTTCGAACTCGTGGATATCGAGTATGGAAAGATTGGCAGTGACATGATTCTCAGTATTTTTGTAGATAAACCTGAAGGAATTACCTTGAACGACACGGCAGACTTGACAGAAATTATCAGTCCTGTCCTAGACACCATCAAGCCAGATCCCTTCCCAGAACAATATTTCCTAGAAATCACCAGTCCAGGCTTGGAACGTCCTTTAAAAACCAAGGATGCCGTCGCTGGAGCGGTTGGGAAATACATCCATGTCGGGCTCTACCAAGCCATCGATAAGCAAAAGGTCTTTGAAGGAACCTTGTTGGCCTTCGAAGAGGACGAGTTGATCATGGAATATATGGACAAGACGCGTAAGAAAACGGTCCAAATTCCATACAGTTTAGTATCAAAAGCACGTTTAGCAGTAAAATTATAG
- a CDS encoding YlxQ-related RNA-binding protein, with amino-acid sequence MNKQKISNLLGLAQRAGRIISGEELVVKAIQDGKAKLVFLAHDAGPNLTKKIQDKSHYYQVEIVTVFSTLELSIAVGKSRKVLAVTDAGFTKKMRSLME; translated from the coding sequence TTGAATAAGCAAAAGATAAGCAATCTCTTGGGACTTGCTCAGCGAGCAGGGCGGATTATATCGGGTGAAGAATTGGTGGTCAAAGCCATTCAAGACGGCAAGGCCAAGTTGGTCTTTCTTGCCCATGATGCTGGACCCAATCTGACCAAGAAGATTCAAGATAAAAGTCATTATTATCAAGTAGAAATTGTAACCGTGTTTTCAACACTGGAATTAAGCATAGCAGTCGGAAAATCGAGAAAGGTTTTAGCTGTAACAGATGCTGGATTTACAAAGAAAATGAGGTCTCTTATGGAATAG